GTCAATCGCTCGAACACCGCTTGCGGCGTCGGCCGTTCCGCCATCAGCACCACGGTCGCGCCCACCGAAAGGGGAAAGGTCAGGCCGTTTCCCAGGCCGTAGGCGAAGAACAGCTTGGCGGCGGAGAACACGACGTCGTCCTCGCGTATGCCCAGCACGGGCTTGGCGTACAGTTCGGCCGTGTGCCACAGATTGCCGTGCGTATGTACGACGCCCTTGGGCTTGCCGGTGGACCCCGACGAATACAGCCAGAAGGCCATTTCGTCGGCCAGCGTGCGTATGGCCGGTATCGCCGGCGCGTCCGCCAGCGCCTGCTCCAGTTCGATGACACCGCCTTCGCTGTCATCCGCGGGACGCGAGACGATGATGTGTTCGACCTCGGTATCCGCCAGGGCCATGGCCTGGCGCAGTATGGGCATCAGCGCGCCCGACACGATGGCCGCGCGCGCCCGGCTGTGCGACAGGATATAGGCGTAGTCGTCGGCGGTCAGCAGGGTATTCACCGCGACCGGCACGATGCCCGCGTGCAAGGCCCCAAGGAAAGCCACCGGCCAATCCGCCGTGTCGTGCATCAACAGCAGCATGCGTTCTTCGCGGCGCAGGCCCAGCTGTTTCAGCACGCCGCCGAAGCGCGCGACGCGGTCCGCCAGTTCGCCGTAGCGCAAGGTGCGGAAGTCGTCGATATAGGCTACCTTGTCGGCCCGCCCCGCGTTCGAGGCGGCCAAGTACTGGGCAAAATTCAATTCCTGCGGACAGCTTTCCACGGTTGTCTCCTGGTCTGTCTTTATCCCGACCGGCGACGGCGACTTGGGCCGGCGCTCGTTCGGCGGGCGCGCGTGGCGCGCGCCGGCGTATCGGGTGGACGCTGCGCGGCGGAGCCTGCGTCCGATTTTCAGGAAAAATAGTGCTTTAATCGTGCTCGGTCAAGCACTATAATGCATAAAACGTCGCCTCCTAGGGTAATCTCGGAGCAAGGAGATTCATGACTCAAGCACTGGACAAGGCGATCGCGGACCCCGCCCGCGAGCCCTTCCTGATGGCGCTGGGCGAGCGCGTGCGTCGCCTGCGGGCCATCCGCGGGCTGACGCGCAAGGCACTGGCACAGGCGACCGGCGTATCGGAACGGCATCTGGCCAACCTGGAACACGGTGTCGGCAACGCGTCCATCCTGGTGCTGTTGCAGATCGCCAAGGCCTTCAACTGCGCGCTGGCGGAACTGGTGGGCGACGTCACCACCGAATCGCCCGAATGGCTGTTGATCCGCGAGCTGCTCAGCGGCCGCGGCGAAGCGGACCTGCAGCGTGCCCGCGAATCGCTGGCGCAGCTTTTCGGGGTGGGCGGCGGGCAGCGGCCCGACCGCTTCCAGCGTATCGCCCTGATCGGCCTGCGCGGGGCCGGCAAATCCACGCTGGGGCAGATGCTGGCCGAAGACCTGGGCTACCCCTTCGTCGAACTCAACGTGGAAATCGAACGGGTGGCCGGTTGCGGCATCCTGGAAATCCACAATCTGTACGGCCCCAATGCCTATCGCCGCTACGAGCGGCGCGCGCTGGAAGAAGCGGTGCAGCTCTATCCGGAGATGGTGCTGGCCACGCCCGGCGGCCTGGTGTCGGAGGCGGCGACCTTCAACCTGCTGCTGGCGCATTGCTACACGGTGTGGCTGCGCGCCACGCCGGAAGAACACATGGGCCGGGTCATGGCGCAGGGAGACTTCCGGCCGATGTCCGGCAACAACGAGGCCATGGCGGACCTGAAACGCATCCTGGCTGGGCGCGAGG
This genomic interval from Bordetella genomosp. 8 contains the following:
- a CDS encoding helix-turn-helix transcriptional regulator, with amino-acid sequence MTQALDKAIADPAREPFLMALGERVRRLRAIRGLTRKALAQATGVSERHLANLEHGVGNASILVLLQIAKAFNCALAELVGDVTTESPEWLLIRELLSGRGEADLQRARESLAQLFGVGGGQRPDRFQRIALIGLRGAGKSTLGQMLAEDLGYPFVELNVEIERVAGCGILEIHNLYGPNAYRRYERRALEEAVQLYPEMVLATPGGLVSEAATFNLLLAHCYTVWLRATPEEHMGRVMAQGDFRPMSGNNEAMADLKRILAGREAFYAKADLTWTTSHMDLSECFAGLRAQVRKAGGLPL